A window of Lysobacter terrestris contains these coding sequences:
- the rfbD gene encoding dTDP-4-dehydrorhamnose reductase yields MRILLLGGNGQVGYELHRSLAPLGEMTVTTRNGVLPDGGACEVLDMYAPETFAAVLDRVMPDVVVNATAHTAVDRAEDEPELAFLANAEAPAELARLCAMRGATLVHYSTDYVFDGSGVGPYREDDRTAPLGVYGASKLAGEQHIQASGASHLILRTAWVYATRGNNFLRTMLRLGGERDELRVVADQRGGPTPAWLIADVTAQILAGGIRASGVRHLVAEGETTWHGFAEAIFEEACARGLIARSPRVVPIRTDEYPTRARRPAYSVLETCLLQVEYNLVLPDWRAALATTLAR; encoded by the coding sequence ATGAGGATCCTGCTGCTTGGCGGCAACGGTCAGGTCGGCTACGAACTGCACCGCAGCCTCGCCCCATTGGGCGAAATGACGGTCACCACCCGCAACGGCGTGCTGCCGGATGGGGGCGCATGCGAGGTTCTCGACATGTACGCCCCGGAGACGTTCGCGGCGGTGCTTGATCGGGTGATGCCCGACGTCGTCGTCAACGCCACGGCGCATACCGCGGTGGATCGCGCCGAAGACGAGCCAGAGTTGGCCTTCCTGGCCAATGCTGAAGCGCCTGCAGAACTCGCGCGGCTGTGCGCGATGCGCGGCGCAACGCTGGTGCATTACTCCACCGACTACGTCTTCGACGGCAGCGGAGTTGGGCCGTACCGCGAGGACGACCGCACCGCGCCCCTGGGCGTGTATGGCGCCAGCAAGCTTGCCGGCGAGCAGCACATCCAGGCCAGCGGCGCGTCGCACCTGATCCTGCGTACGGCATGGGTATATGCCACGCGTGGCAACAATTTCCTGCGCACCATGCTGCGGCTGGGCGGCGAGCGCGATGAGCTGCGCGTGGTTGCGGACCAGCGCGGCGGCCCGACGCCCGCATGGCTGATCGCCGATGTCACGGCACAGATCCTCGCTGGTGGCATCCGGGCGTCCGGCGTCCGTCATCTTGTCGCCGAGGGCGAAACGACCTGGCATGGCTTTGCCGAAGCGATCTTCGAAGAGGCCTGCGCGCGTGGCCTGATCGCGCGTAGTCCGCGCGTGGTGCCGATCCGAACCGACGAATACCCCACCCGCGCGCGTCGCCCGGCGTACTCCGTTCTGGAAACGTGCCTGCTGCAGGTTGAATACAACCTGGTCCTGCCGGATTGGCGCGCGGCGCTGGCCACGACACTGGCACGCTGA